GGTCGGGAGGCTCACGGCGGGAGAAATGACCGGAAAGGTGGCATTGAGCCGGGCGGCCGTGCCCACCTCCAGGCGGCTCATCGCCAGAGGGAACAGTTTGAAGCATTCCAAGCCGGAACGGGACAGCGGCTGCTCTTCGAGCGGAGGTCCGTTGTGGCCGTTTGGGCCGAGTCTTCCTCCGGCGACGGCGAGTTGCCGCAAGTCCAAATTGCTGATGAGCAGGCGGCGGGAGTCCTCGACCAGCATGGGCGCCAAGATAAGCGAAGGGCGGCGGCCTTGGGATTCCAGCGGGTAAAGATCGGCAAAGGTGCGCTGGAGGGGGGAGAGCCGTCGGTCTTGCTGCCGTAAGTGTTCCAGTTCCCTCCGCCGCTGCCCAGGAGGACCGAAGCCGCGGGCGCGGGCATTGAGCATCCATTTTTCCTCCAAGGCCCGGCCGCGATCCCAGGCCACGCTTCGCCAGGGGGGAATGAAAAGATGGCTGCTGAAGTCCCGCAACACGGCCGTCTGGAACGTCGGCAGCAAGGATTGCTCGGCGAGAATGCCAGAATAGAGGCCTAAGCCGAGGCGGCGATCCGCTGCCGTGGGTTGGGGTTGTCCGCGGTCCGGCCAATCGTCTTCCCAATCGGCCGCCACCAGGGCCGCAGCCAACATGCCGCCGCTAGCGCCGGTGAAGAGCCGCACATGTTCGCGAAAATCGACCCGGTCCCCGCCCGGCATCGCCTCCCGCAGTCCCTCCAGGACCCGCGCCGTCCAGACCGCAGCCCGCACTCCTCCGCCGCTGGCCGCGATGATCACGATCTTCGGCTTGCTACCAGTACCATGGCGCGCCTGCCACCGCCGCCGCATCTCCGCCAAAATCGCCTCATCCTCCAGCAACGGCTGCGGCAAAAGCTCCCGCCCCTGCTCCACCCAGCCGTCTTGTAAATCTTCCAATTTCACCCGATGGGCCGGTAAATAATAATCCTCCAGGCCGGGAATCTGGAGCTTATATTCCACTTCCGGGAAGATCGTGGCGGAGTTCCACACAAAGAGTAACACGAGAATCACAACCAACGTCAGTGTCCCCAGATGGATGTGGAAGGACCAATAGCCATAAAGCAAAGACAAGAGGATAAAAACCAAGCAGACGAGGAGGACGGGACTGGTGATGACTTGACCAGGGTGCGATTCATGGACCAAAACGAGGGCGGCCAGCGCCAACATGAGCAAGAGGCAGCCGACCAGGACCAGATACACGGTGGTGGCGTGCAGGGTGACATCTTGGGGAGGAATGCGGCCCCGGACCACGCCGCCCAAGCGACGGAAGAGCGCCGAGCGCGCAATGGTG
This Thermogemmata fonticola DNA region includes the following protein-coding sequences:
- a CDS encoding patatin-like phospholipase domain-containing protein, with product MRGFCRAVLAVLYWAEDQFAWLFNYAIFPLQILVILLAAWGVLGAELGVERLFWSEDVLVQFGSGAAVGMLFGVVLFVWYLLDRPLRALRWVARPGWPTLFPSADPAIRAVGAYLIWALPLLLGLLLGGKLAAFTLGGSERNGPTLRDHLASRHYLLWGILGYAATLGLGWLLFVLDERLGLRNTIARSALFRRLGGVVRGRIPPQDVTLHATTVYLVLVGCLLLMLALAALVLVHESHPGQVITSPVLLVCLVFILLSLLYGYWSFHIHLGTLTLVVILVLLFVWNSATIFPEVEYKLQIPGLEDYYLPAHRVKLEDLQDGWVEQGRELLPQPLLEDEAILAEMRRRWQARHGTGSKPKIVIIAASGGGVRAAVWTARVLEGLREAMPGGDRVDFREHVRLFTGASGGMLAAALVAADWEDDWPDRGQPQPTAADRRLGLGLYSGILAEQSLLPTFQTAVLRDFSSHLFIPPWRSVAWDRGRALEEKWMLNARARGFGPPGQRRRELEHLRQQDRRLSPLQRTFADLYPLESQGRRPSLILAPMLVEDSRRLLISNLDLRQLAVAGGRLGPNGHNGPPLEEQPLSRSGLECFKLFPLAMSRLEVGTAARLNATFPVISPAVSLPTLPPRHVVDAGYFDNYGVDLAVMWLVANREAVLRHCGGVALVEIRAFPLQHRGLDLGREAPAQPEAAGLIADTLAALSAPLRAVLRARGNVGYHRNNELLAVAQQLFPLDPTTRSPYWRRFVLELDTEAALSWYISDEEKRRISEAFLSEPVQQQVQALVRWLGDGGAP